Proteins encoded together in one Falco peregrinus isolate bFalPer1 chromosome 2, bFalPer1.pri, whole genome shotgun sequence window:
- the SMIM5 gene encoding small integral membrane protein 5 — MSSEGFLKEMQTIGEKFLLKLQRLPKADPVEIVSFCVVLLFIVTVLVLMIIACSCCCYSCCSCDGRPDHRRRKIQVRPVAHS; from the exons ATGTCTTCTGAAGGCTTTCTGAAGGAAATGCAAACCATTGGTGAGAAGTTTCTCCTTAAGCTCCAGAGACTGCCCAAGGCTGACCCGGTGGAGATTGTGTCCTTTTGTGTGGTTCTTCTGTTTATTG TTACTGTTCTGGTGCTCATGATCATtgcttgcagctgctgctgctacagctgTTGTAGCTGCGACGGACGTCCTGACCACAGACGAAGGAAGATCCAAGTCCGTCCAGTTGCCCATTCATGA